From a single Streptomyces sp. 1331.2 genomic region:
- a CDS encoding FadR/GntR family transcriptional regulator, with translation MALSSPRRTPLSDQVIAQLRAQITSGEWPVGSRIPTEAALVEQLGVARNTVREAVRALAHNGLLDIRQGSGTYVLATSELAGVMHRRFADADQAQVAELRAALETSAAGLAAQRRTERDLELLDGALARREAAWRSGEAEDFIQADAAFHQAVVAAAHNDVLLAVYADLGEVTRAHLRHDVGPELIAERYIGHDTILDAIRAGDAQRASIEAGRAIGACGTAEAAAQVALAAQAAADAATQAAQALRTPQA, from the coding sequence GTGGCGCTGTCCTCGCCGAGGCGCACCCCGCTGTCCGACCAGGTGATCGCGCAGCTGCGTGCCCAGATCACGTCCGGGGAGTGGCCGGTAGGCTCCCGCATCCCCACCGAGGCCGCCCTGGTCGAGCAGCTGGGCGTCGCCCGAAACACCGTCCGCGAGGCCGTCCGCGCCCTCGCGCACAACGGCCTGCTCGACATCCGGCAGGGCTCCGGCACGTACGTCCTGGCCACCAGCGAGCTCGCCGGAGTGATGCACCGCCGCTTCGCCGACGCCGACCAGGCGCAGGTCGCCGAGCTGCGGGCGGCGCTGGAGACCTCCGCGGCGGGCCTTGCCGCCCAGCGCCGCACCGAACGCGACCTAGAGCTGCTGGACGGCGCCCTGGCCCGCCGGGAGGCCGCCTGGCGCTCCGGCGAGGCCGAGGACTTCATCCAGGCCGACGCCGCCTTCCACCAGGCCGTGGTGGCCGCCGCCCACAACGACGTGCTGCTCGCCGTCTACGCCGACCTCGGCGAGGTCACCCGCGCACACCTGCGGCACGACGTCGGCCCGGAGCTGATCGCCGAGCGCTACATCGGCCACGACACCATCCTGGACGCCATCCGGGCCGGCGACGCCCAGCGCGCCTCGATCGAGGCCGGCCGCGCCATCGGCGCCTGCGGGACGGCCGAGGCGGCGGCCCAGGTGGCCCTGGCCGCCCAGGCGGCAGCCGACGCGGCGACCCAGGCAGCCCAGGCGCTCCGGACGCCCCAGGCGTAG
- the fabI gene encoding enoyl-ACP reductase FabI yields MSGILEGKRILITGVLMESSIAFHTAKLAQEQGAEIILTAFPRPSLTERIAKKLPKPVKVLSLDVSSEEDLAGIADQVREHLPTLDGIVHSIGFAPQDALGGNFLNTPWESVATAMNVSAFSLKSLTMALLPLMQDGGSVVGLTFDAQYAWPQYDWMGPAKAALESTNRYLARYLGERDIRCNLISAGPIGSMAAKSIPGFGDLADTWNHRSPLKWDLSDPEPAGRGIVALLSDWFPKTTGEIIHVDGGLHAIGA; encoded by the coding sequence ATGAGTGGAATCCTCGAAGGCAAGCGGATCCTGATCACCGGTGTGCTGATGGAGTCCTCCATCGCCTTCCACACCGCGAAGCTCGCGCAGGAGCAGGGCGCGGAGATCATCCTCACCGCCTTCCCGCGCCCGAGCCTGACCGAGCGGATCGCCAAGAAGCTGCCGAAGCCGGTCAAGGTCCTGTCGCTGGACGTCTCCAGCGAGGAGGACCTGGCGGGCATCGCCGACCAGGTCCGCGAGCACCTGCCGACCCTGGACGGCATCGTCCACTCGATCGGCTTCGCCCCGCAGGACGCCCTGGGCGGCAACTTCCTGAACACCCCGTGGGAGTCGGTGGCCACCGCGATGAACGTCTCGGCGTTCTCGCTGAAGTCGCTGACCATGGCGCTGCTGCCGCTGATGCAGGACGGCGGCTCGGTCGTCGGCCTGACCTTCGACGCGCAGTACGCCTGGCCGCAGTACGACTGGATGGGCCCGGCCAAGGCCGCCCTGGAGTCGACCAACCGCTACCTGGCGCGCTACCTGGGCGAGCGGGACATCCGCTGCAACCTGATCTCGGCCGGCCCGATCGGCTCGATGGCCGCCAAGTCCATCCCGGGCTTCGGCGACCTGGCCGACACCTGGAACCACCGCTCCCCGCTGAAGTGGGACCTGAGCGACCCGGAGCCGGCCGGCCGCGGCATCGTCGCGCTGCTGTCGGACTGGTTCCCGAAGACCACCGGCGAGATCATCCACGTCGACGGCGGTCTGCACGCCATCGGCGCCTGA
- the fabG gene encoding 3-oxoacyl-[acyl-carrier-protein] reductase, which translates to MSRSVLVTGGNRGIGLAIAQAFAEAGDKVAITSRSGEVPEALAKYDVLAVRCDITDAAQVDAAFTEIEQKHGAVEVLVANAGITNDTLLLRMSEEDFTSVVDTNLTGTFRVVKRASKLMMRARKGRVVLISSVVGLSGSPGQSNYAASKAGLVGFARSLARELGPRNITVNVVAPGFVDTDMTAVLTDERRAQIVADVPLGRYAAPAEVASTVRFLGSDEAAYITGAVIPVDGGLGMGH; encoded by the coding sequence TTGAGCCGCTCGGTTCTCGTCACCGGAGGAAACCGGGGCATCGGCCTCGCGATCGCCCAGGCCTTCGCCGAGGCGGGCGACAAGGTGGCCATCACCAGCCGCTCGGGCGAGGTGCCCGAGGCCCTGGCGAAGTACGACGTCCTCGCCGTCCGCTGTGACATCACGGACGCCGCGCAGGTCGACGCCGCCTTCACCGAGATCGAGCAGAAGCACGGCGCGGTCGAGGTGCTGGTCGCCAATGCGGGCATCACCAACGACACCCTGCTGCTGCGCATGTCGGAGGAGGACTTCACCTCCGTCGTGGACACCAACCTGACCGGCACCTTCCGGGTGGTCAAGCGCGCGTCGAAGCTGATGATGCGCGCCCGGAAGGGCCGCGTCGTGCTGATCTCCTCCGTGGTGGGCCTGTCCGGCTCGCCGGGCCAGTCCAACTACGCCGCCTCCAAGGCCGGCCTGGTGGGCTTCGCCCGGTCGCTGGCGCGCGAACTCGGCCCGCGCAACATCACCGTCAACGTGGTCGCGCCCGGCTTCGTCGACACCGACATGACCGCCGTGCTCACCGATGAGCGCCGCGCGCAGATCGTTGCGGACGTGCCGCTCGGCCGGTACGCGGCGCCCGCCGAGGTCGCCTCCACCGTGCGGTTCCTCGGGTCGGACGAGGCCGCGTACATCACCGGAGCCGTCATTCCCGTCGACGGCGGATTGGGCATGGGTCACTGA
- a CDS encoding MBL fold metallo-hydrolase, producing the protein MTKARPGGTPRRGRLLALASLAAGLGTAGWALRDLPAAFGRRPDGEREERVRNSPQYRDGVFHNAPSTLARSAGAPGFDGATARRMLFEREGRVPAHPVPTVRPATPPGPPAEGVEITWYGHASALVEIEGFRVLLDPIWSERCSPSAHIGPKRLHPVPVELEELPPVDAVLISHDHYDHLDMATVKRLVRSQSAPFAVPLGIGAHLRRWGVPEHRIIELDWDETCNLGELVLTLTSAHHFSGRGLTRNTTLWGSWVIAGPNRRVFYTGDSGYFEGYARIGEQHGPFDAALVQIGAYDEAWADIHMTPEDAVLAHRDLTAGLLVPVHWCTFNLGLHRWAEPIERLVTEAKEHAVPLAVPRPGERVDVDNPPELDSWWESVG; encoded by the coding sequence ATGACCAAGGCACGGCCCGGGGGCACCCCCCGACGCGGACGACTGCTGGCCCTCGCCTCCCTGGCGGCCGGCCTGGGCACGGCCGGCTGGGCACTGCGCGACCTGCCGGCGGCGTTCGGGCGGCGGCCGGACGGCGAGCGCGAGGAGCGGGTGCGCAACTCCCCGCAGTACCGCGACGGCGTCTTCCACAACGCGCCCTCCACGCTCGCCCGCAGCGCCGGGGCGCCCGGCTTCGACGGCGCCACCGCGCGCCGGATGCTCTTCGAGCGTGAGGGCCGCGTCCCGGCCCACCCGGTGCCGACCGTCCGCCCGGCCACCCCGCCGGGGCCGCCCGCCGAGGGCGTGGAGATCACCTGGTACGGCCACGCCTCCGCGCTGGTGGAGATCGAGGGCTTCCGGGTGCTGCTCGACCCGATCTGGAGCGAGCGCTGCTCCCCGTCCGCGCACATCGGCCCCAAGCGGCTGCACCCGGTGCCGGTCGAGCTGGAGGAGCTGCCGCCGGTCGACGCCGTACTGATCTCGCACGACCACTACGACCACCTGGACATGGCGACGGTCAAGCGCCTGGTGCGCAGCCAGTCCGCGCCCTTCGCGGTGCCGCTCGGCATCGGCGCCCACCTGCGCCGCTGGGGCGTCCCGGAGCACCGGATCATCGAGCTGGACTGGGACGAGACCTGCAACCTGGGCGAGCTGGTGCTCACCCTGACCTCCGCGCACCACTTCTCCGGCCGCGGCCTGACCCGCAACACCACCCTGTGGGGCTCCTGGGTGATCGCCGGCCCGAACCGCAGGGTCTTCTACACCGGCGACTCCGGCTACTTCGAGGGCTACGCCCGGATCGGCGAGCAGCACGGCCCGTTCGACGCCGCGCTGGTCCAGATCGGCGCCTACGACGAGGCCTGGGCGGACATCCACATGACCCCGGAGGACGCCGTCCTCGCGCACCGGGACCTCACCGCCGGCCTGCTGGTGCCCGTCCACTGGTGCACCTTCAACCTCGGCCTGCACCGCTGGGCCGAGCCGATCGAGCGGCTGGTGACGGAGGCGAAGGAGCACGCCGTCCCGCTGGCCGTGCCGCGCCCCGGCGAGCGGGTGGACGTCGACAACCCGCCGGAGCTCGACAGCTGGTGGGAGTCCGTCGGCTGA
- a CDS encoding TldD/PmbA family protein, protein MPPILPADRAGAAPGRAVDPLFLALPLHTLADAALARARELGASHADFRLERIRSASWRLRDARPAGTSDSVQLGFAVRVLLDGAWGFAAGVDLDPGTAARVAEQAVAVARLSGGISRAAGSAERVELAEEPVHRDVTWVSSYEVNPFEVPDAEKTALLAERSARLLAAEGVSHVQAALQTVQENKFYADTAGTVTTQQRIRLESKLEATSVDERTGAFDSMRTLAPPVGRGYEYLTGTEWDWDAELAELPALLAEKMKAPSVRAGRYDLVIDPSNLWLTIHESIGHATELDRALGYEAAYAGTSFATFDRLGSLRYGSELMHVTGDRTAEHGLSTIGYDDEGVATQSWDLIRDGVLVGYQLDRGMAKLKGFERSNGCAFADSPAHVPVQRMANVSLQPAADGPDTQGLFAGVENGLYIVGDRSWSIDMQRYNFQFTGQRAYAIKNGELAGQVKDFAYQATTTDFWGSMAAVGGPQTYVLGGAFNCGKAQPGQIAAVSHGCPSALFRNVNVLNTQQEAGH, encoded by the coding sequence TTGCCTCCGATCCTTCCGGCCGACCGCGCCGGCGCCGCGCCCGGGCGCGCCGTCGACCCGCTGTTCCTCGCCCTGCCGCTGCACACCCTCGCCGACGCCGCCCTCGCCCGGGCCCGCGAACTCGGCGCGAGCCACGCCGACTTCCGCCTGGAGCGGATCCGCAGCGCCTCCTGGCGGCTGCGCGACGCCCGCCCGGCCGGCACCTCCGACAGCGTGCAACTCGGCTTCGCCGTGCGGGTGCTGCTGGACGGCGCCTGGGGCTTCGCCGCCGGTGTCGACCTCGACCCCGGCACGGCGGCCCGGGTCGCCGAGCAGGCCGTCGCGGTGGCCCGGCTCTCCGGCGGGATCAGCCGGGCGGCCGGCTCCGCCGAGCGGGTCGAGCTGGCCGAGGAGCCGGTCCACCGGGACGTCACCTGGGTCTCCTCGTACGAGGTCAACCCGTTCGAGGTGCCGGACGCCGAGAAGACGGCGCTGCTCGCCGAGCGCAGCGCCCGACTGCTGGCCGCCGAGGGCGTCTCGCACGTCCAGGCGGCGCTGCAGACGGTCCAGGAGAACAAGTTCTACGCGGACACCGCAGGCACGGTGACGACCCAGCAGCGGATCCGGCTGGAGTCCAAGCTGGAGGCCACCTCGGTCGACGAGCGCACCGGTGCCTTCGACTCGATGCGCACCCTGGCCCCGCCGGTCGGCCGTGGCTACGAGTACCTGACCGGTACCGAGTGGGACTGGGACGCGGAGCTCGCCGAACTGCCCGCCCTGCTGGCCGAGAAGATGAAGGCGCCGAGCGTCCGGGCCGGCCGCTACGACCTGGTGATCGACCCGTCCAACCTCTGGCTGACCATCCACGAGTCGATCGGCCACGCCACCGAGCTGGACCGCGCGCTCGGCTACGAGGCCGCCTACGCCGGCACCTCCTTCGCCACCTTCGACCGGCTCGGCTCCCTCAGGTACGGCTCGGAGCTGATGCACGTCACCGGCGACCGCACCGCCGAGCACGGCCTGTCCACCATCGGATACGACGACGAGGGCGTCGCCACCCAGTCCTGGGACCTGATCCGCGACGGCGTCCTGGTCGGCTACCAACTCGACCGCGGCATGGCCAAGTTGAAGGGCTTCGAGCGCTCCAACGGCTGCGCCTTCGCGGACTCCCCCGCGCACGTCCCGGTGCAGCGGATGGCCAACGTCTCGCTGCAGCCCGCCGCCGACGGCCCGGACACCCAGGGCCTGTTCGCCGGAGTGGAGAACGGCCTGTACATCGTCGGCGACCGCTCCTGGTCGATCGACATGCAGCGCTACAACTTCCAGTTCACCGGCCAGCGGGCCTACGCCATCAAGAACGGCGAACTCGCGGGCCAGGTCAAGGACTTCGCCTACCAGGCCACCACCACCGACTTCTGGGGCTCGATGGCCGCGGTCGGCGGCCCGCAGACGTACGTGCTCGGCGGCGCCTTCAACTGCGGCAAGGCGCAGCCCGGCCAGATCGCGGCGGTCAGCCACGGCTGTCCGTCGGCGCTGTTCCGCAACGTCAACGTGCTCAACACCCAGCAGGAGGCGGGTCACTGA
- a CDS encoding metallopeptidase TldD-related protein, translating to MAAMQPHELVELALGLSRADGCVVIADEESTANLRWAANALTTNGVTRGRRLTVIATVAGADGTASGVVSREAVTPEEVESLVRAAEEAARAAGPAEDAQPLVADRPPSPDFTRPPAQTSIEVFEAFGPALGEAFARAAAQGELLYGFARHELVTSYLGSSTGLRLRHDQPTGMVEINAKTADLSGSAWVGAATRDFTDIDLPALHTELTKRLGWGARKVDLPAGRYETLLPPSAVADLLICLNWASGGRDAHEGRTVFSKPGGGTRVGDKLSGLPLTLRSDPYEPDLQAAPFVLAHSSGGDVSVFDNGQPVAATEWIREGVLHELITSRHAAGLTGLPVRPAIDNLVLETAEQESAPTLDEMIARTERGLLLTCLWYIREVDPATLLLTGLTRDGVYLVENGEVVGAVNNFRFNESPVDLLGRITEVGRTERCLPREWNDYFTRTAMPPVRVADFNMSSVSQAS from the coding sequence ATGGCCGCGATGCAGCCCCACGAACTCGTCGAGCTGGCGCTCGGCCTCTCCCGCGCCGACGGCTGCGTGGTGATCGCCGACGAGGAGTCCACCGCCAACCTGCGCTGGGCGGCCAACGCCCTGACCACCAACGGCGTCACCCGCGGCCGCCGGCTGACCGTGATCGCCACCGTGGCCGGCGCCGATGGCACCGCCTCCGGCGTGGTCTCCCGCGAGGCCGTCACGCCGGAGGAGGTGGAGTCCCTGGTGCGCGCCGCCGAGGAGGCCGCCCGCGCGGCCGGCCCGGCCGAGGACGCCCAGCCCCTGGTCGCCGACCGGCCGCCGTCCCCGGACTTCACCCGGCCGCCCGCGCAGACCTCGATCGAGGTGTTCGAGGCCTTCGGTCCGGCCCTCGGCGAGGCCTTCGCCCGCGCCGCCGCGCAGGGCGAGCTGCTGTACGGCTTCGCCCGGCACGAGCTCGTCACCAGCTACCTGGGCAGCTCCACCGGCCTGCGGCTGCGCCACGACCAGCCGACCGGCATGGTCGAGATCAACGCCAAGACCGCCGACCTGTCCGGTTCTGCCTGGGTCGGCGCCGCCACCCGGGACTTCACCGACATCGACCTCCCGGCCCTGCACACCGAGCTGACCAAGCGCCTCGGCTGGGGCGCCCGCAAGGTGGACCTGCCGGCCGGCCGCTACGAGACGCTGCTGCCGCCCTCGGCCGTCGCCGACCTGCTGATCTGCCTCAACTGGGCCTCCGGCGGCCGGGACGCCCACGAGGGCCGGACGGTCTTCTCCAAGCCCGGCGGCGGCACCCGGGTCGGCGACAAGCTCAGCGGCCTGCCGCTGACGCTGCGCTCCGACCCGTACGAGCCCGACCTGCAGGCCGCGCCGTTCGTCCTGGCGCACTCCAGCGGCGGGGACGTCTCGGTCTTCGACAACGGCCAGCCGGTCGCCGCCACCGAGTGGATCCGCGAGGGCGTGCTGCACGAGCTGATCACCAGCCGCCACGCGGCCGGCCTCACCGGCCTCCCGGTGCGCCCGGCCATCGACAACCTGGTGCTGGAGACGGCCGAGCAGGAGTCGGCGCCGACGCTGGACGAGATGATCGCCCGCACCGAACGCGGCCTGCTGCTCACCTGCCTCTGGTACATCCGCGAGGTGGACCCGGCGACGCTGCTGCTCACCGGCCTCACCCGGGACGGCGTCTACCTGGTGGAGAACGGCGAGGTCGTCGGCGCGGTCAACAACTTCCGGTTCAACGAGTCCCCGGTCGACCTGCTCGGCCGGATCACCGAGGTGGGCCGCACCGAACGCTGCCTGCCCCGCGAGTGGAACGACTACTTCACCCGCACCGCGATGCCACCCGTGCGTGTCGCGGACTTCAACATGAGTTCGGTCAGCCAGGCCTCTTAG
- a CDS encoding RNA 2'-phosphotransferase, giving the protein MDEKRLVKTSKMLSRILRHDPDRVGVTLDEAGWVRIDALLTALAAKGNRLTKAELDHVVATNNKRRFGYSPDGLSIRANQGHTVAVDLGLAAAVPPHVLYHGTADRHLAAIFREGLRPMARQDVHLSADTETATRVGARHGRPVVLTVNAAAMTAAGHEFRLSENGVWLTDAVPPQYLSRRS; this is encoded by the coding sequence ATGGACGAGAAACGGCTGGTCAAGACGAGCAAGATGCTCTCGCGCATCCTGCGGCACGACCCGGACCGGGTGGGCGTCACGCTGGACGAGGCCGGCTGGGTCCGGATCGACGCGCTGCTCACCGCGCTCGCGGCGAAGGGCAACCGGCTGACCAAGGCCGAGCTGGACCACGTCGTGGCCACCAACAACAAGCGCCGCTTCGGCTACTCGCCGGACGGTCTCTCGATCCGTGCGAACCAGGGCCACACGGTGGCGGTCGACCTCGGTCTGGCCGCCGCCGTACCGCCCCACGTGCTCTACCACGGCACCGCCGACCGGCACCTGGCGGCGATCTTCCGCGAGGGCCTGCGCCCGATGGCCCGCCAGGACGTCCACCTCTCGGCGGACACCGAGACGGCCACCAGGGTCGGCGCCCGGCACGGCCGCCCGGTGGTGCTGACCGTCAACGCGGCCGCGATGACGGCGGCCGGCCACGAGTTCCGGCTCAGCGAGAACGGCGTCTGGCTCACCGACGCCGTGCCCCCGCAGTACCTCTCCCGGCGCTCCTGA
- a CDS encoding DUF3099 domain-containing protein: MGKSAGDGQVFRITGARSSLSEDVRGRQRRYVISMLLRTVCVLLAVVLWDVQRWLAFGALAGAVLLPYFAVLIANAGRERAPGLPSTFDIPLDTPLMLGPGGKGGAGAAGGTGEAKAAATDPSQDVN; encoded by the coding sequence ATGGGCAAGAGCGCCGGCGACGGCCAGGTCTTCCGGATCACGGGAGCGCGCAGCAGCCTCAGCGAGGACGTCCGGGGGCGCCAGCGCCGCTACGTCATCTCGATGCTGCTCCGTACGGTCTGCGTGCTGCTCGCGGTGGTGCTGTGGGACGTCCAGCGGTGGCTGGCGTTCGGGGCGCTGGCGGGCGCCGTGCTGCTGCCGTACTTCGCGGTGCTGATCGCCAACGCGGGCCGGGAGCGGGCACCGGGCCTGCCGAGCACCTTCGACATCCCGCTGGACACCCCGCTGATGCTGGGCCCCGGCGGTAAGGGTGGGGCTGGTGCGGCAGGCGGTACAGGAGAGGCAAAGGCCGCTGCCACCGATCCTTCACAGGACGTGAACTGA
- the moaA gene encoding GTP 3',8-cyclase MoaA: MLLDTFGRQAVDLRVSLTDRCNLRCTYCMPEEGLQWLAKPDLLTDEEIVRLVTVAVRDLGVREVRFTGGEPLLRPGLVAVVAACSELEPRPELSLTTNGIGLARTATALREAGLDRVNVSLDTLDPEVFHTLTRRHRHQDVLDGLAAAEAAGLAPVKLNAVLMRGVNDHEAADLLAWCLERGYELRFIEQMPLDAQHGWDRSSMVTATEILDLLRARFTLTPEPAARGAAPAERWLVDGGPGRVGVIASVTRPFCRACDRTRLTADGQVRNCLFATGETDLRSALRSGADDAELAALWRAAMWGKKAGAGIDDPEFLQPERPMSAIGG, translated from the coding sequence GTGCTGCTCGACACCTTCGGACGCCAGGCCGTCGACCTGCGGGTCTCCCTCACGGACCGGTGCAACCTGCGCTGCACCTACTGCATGCCGGAGGAGGGCCTGCAGTGGCTGGCCAAGCCCGACCTGCTCACCGACGAGGAGATCGTCCGGCTGGTCACGGTCGCCGTGCGCGACCTGGGAGTCCGCGAGGTCCGCTTCACCGGCGGCGAACCGCTGCTGCGCCCCGGGCTGGTCGCCGTGGTGGCCGCCTGCTCGGAGCTGGAGCCGCGCCCCGAACTCTCGCTGACCACCAACGGCATCGGACTGGCCCGCACCGCCACGGCGCTGCGCGAGGCCGGGCTCGACCGGGTCAACGTCTCGCTGGACACCCTCGACCCCGAGGTGTTCCACACCCTCACCCGCCGCCACCGGCACCAGGACGTGCTGGACGGGCTGGCCGCAGCCGAGGCCGCCGGGCTGGCACCGGTGAAGCTGAACGCGGTGCTGATGCGCGGGGTCAACGACCACGAGGCGGCCGACCTGCTGGCCTGGTGCCTGGAGCGGGGCTACGAGCTGCGCTTCATCGAGCAGATGCCGCTGGACGCCCAGCACGGCTGGGACCGCTCCTCGATGGTCACCGCGACGGAGATCCTCGACCTGCTCCGCGCCCGCTTCACGCTCACCCCGGAGCCGGCCGCCCGGGGCGCGGCGCCCGCCGAGCGCTGGCTGGTGGACGGCGGACCGGGCCGGGTGGGCGTGATCGCCTCCGTCACCCGGCCGTTCTGCCGGGCCTGCGACCGAACCCGGCTGACCGCCGACGGGCAGGTGCGCAACTGCCTGTTCGCCACCGGGGAGACCGACCTGCGCAGCGCGCTGCGCTCGGGCGCGGACGACGCCGAGCTGGCCGCGCTGTGGCGGGCGGCGATGTGGGGCAAGAAGGCCGGGGCCGGGATCGACGACCCGGAGTTCCTGCAGCCCGAGCGGCCGATGTCGGCGATCGGCGGCTAG
- a CDS encoding solute symporter family protein — protein MTLIASSATEHRALTMTLFGVFVVATLVITVWAGRQNRSAADFYAGGRGFTGFQNGLAISGDYMSAASFLGIAGLIALNGYDGFLYSIGFLVAWLVALLLIAEPLRNSGRFTMADVLAFRMRQRPVRTAAGISTIVVSIFYLLAQMVGAGALVALLLGVTGDAAKRWTILAVGALMIIYVVIGGMKGTTWVQIVKAVLLIAGAALMTVLVLAKYHFNPSELLGAAASASGKGSAFLEPGLKYGATGTSKLDFISLGIALVLGTAGLPHILVRFYTVPTAKTARKSVLWAIGIIGVFYLMTLALGFGAAALVGRSGMVAVEGKTPSGNTAAPLLAEQLGGGAGSTGGAIMLAVISAVAFATILAVVAGLTLASSASFAHDLYANVIRRGKASEKEEVRSAKWAAVAIGAVAIVLSLYAGKLSTAALVALAFAVAASANLPTLLYSLFWKRFTTVGAVSSVYAGLISSVVLVVFSPVLSGAKNSFFQGVDFHWFPLENPGLVSIPIGFLAGWLGTLLSAERPDPEKYAELEVRSLTGLGAH, from the coding sequence ATGACATTGATCGCCAGCTCCGCCACCGAGCACCGCGCCCTGACGATGACCCTGTTCGGCGTCTTCGTGGTGGCCACCCTGGTCATCACCGTCTGGGCCGGGCGGCAGAACCGCAGCGCCGCCGACTTCTACGCCGGGGGCCGCGGCTTCACCGGCTTCCAGAACGGCCTGGCCATCTCCGGCGACTACATGTCCGCCGCCTCCTTCCTCGGTATCGCCGGGCTGATCGCGCTCAACGGCTACGACGGCTTCCTGTACTCGATCGGCTTCCTGGTCGCCTGGCTGGTCGCGCTGCTGCTGATCGCCGAGCCGCTGCGCAACTCCGGCCGGTTCACCATGGCGGACGTCCTCGCGTTCCGGATGCGCCAGCGCCCCGTGCGCACCGCGGCGGGCATCTCCACCATCGTGGTGTCGATCTTCTACCTGCTCGCCCAGATGGTCGGCGCCGGGGCGCTGGTGGCCCTGTTGCTGGGCGTCACCGGGGACGCCGCCAAGCGCTGGACGATCCTCGCGGTGGGCGCGCTGATGATCATCTACGTGGTGATAGGGGGCATGAAGGGCACCACCTGGGTGCAGATCGTCAAGGCGGTGCTGCTGATCGCCGGCGCCGCGCTGATGACCGTCCTGGTGCTCGCCAAGTACCACTTCAACCCCTCGGAACTGCTCGGCGCGGCCGCCTCCGCGAGCGGCAAGGGCTCGGCCTTCCTCGAACCAGGGCTGAAGTACGGGGCCACCGGCACCTCCAAGCTCGACTTCATCAGCCTCGGGATCGCCCTGGTGCTCGGCACCGCCGGCCTGCCGCACATCCTGGTCCGCTTCTACACCGTCCCCACCGCCAAGACGGCCCGGAAGTCCGTGCTCTGGGCGATCGGCATCATCGGCGTCTTCTACCTGATGACCCTGGCGCTCGGCTTCGGCGCGGCGGCGCTGGTCGGCCGCAGCGGCATGGTCGCCGTCGAGGGCAAGACGCCGTCCGGGAACACCGCGGCGCCGCTCCTCGCGGAGCAACTCGGCGGCGGGGCCGGCAGCACCGGCGGGGCGATCATGCTCGCGGTGATCTCGGCGGTCGCCTTCGCCACCATCCTCGCCGTGGTGGCCGGGCTCACCCTCGCCTCCTCGGCCTCCTTCGCCCATGACCTGTACGCCAACGTGATCCGGCGCGGGAAGGCGAGCGAGAAGGAAGAGGTGCGCTCGGCGAAGTGGGCCGCGGTGGCGATCGGCGCGGTCGCCATCGTGCTCAGCCTCTACGCGGGCAAGCTCAGCACCGCGGCCCTGGTGGCGCTGGCCTTCGCGGTGGCCGCCTCGGCGAACCTGCCCACCCTGCTCTACTCGCTGTTCTGGAAGCGCTTCACCACCGTCGGCGCGGTCAGCTCCGTCTACGCCGGGCTGATCTCCTCGGTGGTGCTGGTGGTGTTCTCCCCGGTGCTGTCCGGGGCCAAGAACTCCTTCTTCCAGGGCGTCGACTTCCACTGGTTCCCGCTGGAGAACCCCGGCCTGGTCTCCATCCCGATCGGGTTCCTGGCCGGCTGGCTCGGCACCCTGCTGTCCGCCGAACGCCCCGACCCGGAGAAGTACGCTGAACTGGAGGTCCGCTCGCTGACCGGACTGGGTGCTCATTGA